One Methylobacterium sp. AMS5 genomic region harbors:
- the hpnJ gene encoding hopanoid biosynthesis associated radical SAM protein HpnJ, whose protein sequence is MRTLFLQAPTFDGFDGGAGSRYQAKREIKSFWYPTWLAQPAALVPNSKLIDAPPHNIKLEEIVAQANDFDLVVLHTSVPSFKSDVKTVEALKAANPRLIAGLIGAKVAVDAAGSMAQAPCIDFCARNEFDFTVKEVADGVPMSEIKGLSYRDANGVVVHNEDREIMTDMDQLPFVTSVYKRDLEMEKYFIGYLKHPYISFYSGRGCKSRCTFCLWPQTVGGHTYRTRSVAHVIEEIKYCLKEFPQTKEFFFDDDTFTDNLPRAEEIARELGKLGVTWSCNAKANVPYETLKVLRDNGLRLLLVGYESGNQQILNNIKKGMRVEVAEKFTKNCHELGIAIHGTFIVGLPGETKETIQETIAFAKRINPHTIQVSLAAPYPGTFLYKQAVENGWLDVENAELVDENGVQIAPLHYPHLSHSEIFSAVEEFYRKFYFRAPKIASIVNEMVRSPEMMKRRLREGVEFWHFLRDRKAAA, encoded by the coding sequence ATGCGCACGCTCTTCCTGCAGGCCCCCACCTTCGACGGCTTCGATGGCGGCGCCGGCTCGCGCTACCAGGCCAAGCGCGAGATCAAGTCGTTCTGGTACCCGACCTGGCTGGCCCAGCCGGCGGCCCTGGTGCCGAACTCGAAGCTGATCGACGCGCCCCCGCACAACATCAAGCTCGAAGAGATCGTGGCCCAGGCCAACGATTTCGACCTCGTGGTGCTCCACACCTCGGTCCCGTCCTTCAAGTCCGACGTGAAGACCGTCGAGGCGCTCAAGGCCGCCAATCCGCGGCTGATCGCCGGCCTGATCGGCGCCAAGGTCGCCGTGGATGCCGCCGGCTCCATGGCCCAGGCCCCGTGCATCGATTTCTGCGCCCGCAACGAGTTCGACTTCACCGTCAAGGAAGTCGCCGACGGCGTGCCGATGTCGGAGATCAAGGGTCTGTCCTATCGGGACGCCAACGGCGTCGTGGTCCATAACGAGGATCGCGAGATCATGACGGACATGGACCAGCTTCCCTTCGTCACGAGCGTGTACAAGCGCGACCTCGAGATGGAGAAGTACTTCATCGGGTACCTCAAGCACCCCTACATCTCGTTCTACTCGGGCCGCGGCTGCAAGAGCCGCTGCACCTTCTGCCTCTGGCCGCAGACCGTCGGCGGCCACACCTACCGCACCCGCTCGGTCGCGCACGTCATCGAAGAGATCAAGTACTGCCTGAAGGAATTCCCTCAGACGAAGGAGTTCTTCTTCGACGACGACACCTTCACCGATAACCTGCCGCGCGCGGAAGAGATCGCCCGCGAGCTGGGCAAGCTCGGCGTGACGTGGTCCTGCAACGCCAAGGCCAACGTGCCCTACGAGACCCTGAAGGTTCTGCGTGACAACGGCCTGCGCCTGCTGCTCGTCGGCTACGAGTCCGGCAACCAGCAGATCCTGAACAACATCAAGAAGGGCATGCGCGTCGAAGTCGCGGAGAAGTTCACCAAGAACTGCCACGAACTCGGCATCGCCATCCATGGCACCTTCATCGTCGGCCTGCCGGGCGAGACGAAGGAGACGATCCAGGAAACGATCGCGTTTGCCAAGCGCATCAACCCGCACACGATTCAGGTCTCGCTGGCGGCACCCTATCCGGGCACCTTCCTCTACAAGCAGGCGGTGGAGAACGGCTGGCTCGACGTCGAGAACGCCGAACTCGTGGACGAGAACGGCGTGCAGATCGCGCCGCTGCACTACCCGCACCTGTCGCACTCGGAGATCTTCTCCGCGGTCGAGGAGTTCTACCGGAAGTTCTACTTCCGCGCCCCGAAGATCGCCTCGATCGTCAACGAGATGGTCCGCTCGCCCGAGATGATGAAGCGCCGCCTGCGCGAGGGCGTCGAGTTCTGGCACTTCCTCCGGGACCGCAAGGCCGCCGCGTAA
- the hpnK gene encoding hopanoid biosynthesis-associated protein HpnK, translating to MKRLVVTADDFGLSREVNEAVEQAHRNGILTAASLMVSAPGADDAVARARRTPSLRVGLHLVLVEAWPTLPPAELPDLTDAQGLMRRDMERLGLDLALKASARRQLAAEIRAQFEAFRATGLPLDHVNAHKHFHIHPLIAGMVLRIGRDYGMRALRVPREPRDLLRRAEPGFQAKPALDTAPWSALLAVRARQAGLLIPTRTLGLAWSGAMTPERVTALLRHLPDGLTELYTHPASAGGFPGEAPGYLYAAERDALIAPQAREAVERSGAILGGFSDFGHPNI from the coding sequence TTGAAGCGACTGGTCGTCACCGCGGACGATTTCGGCCTCAGCCGTGAGGTCAACGAGGCCGTCGAACAGGCCCATCGCAACGGCATCCTCACCGCGGCGAGCCTGATGGTCTCCGCGCCCGGCGCCGACGACGCCGTCGCCCGCGCGCGGCGGACGCCGTCCCTGCGGGTCGGACTGCACCTCGTGCTGGTCGAGGCGTGGCCGACCCTGCCGCCCGCCGAGCTTCCCGACCTGACGGACGCGCAGGGGCTGATGCGGCGCGACATGGAGCGGCTCGGACTCGACCTTGCCCTCAAGGCGAGCGCCCGGCGGCAGCTCGCCGCCGAGATCCGGGCGCAGTTCGAGGCGTTCCGCGCCACGGGCCTGCCGCTCGATCACGTCAACGCGCACAAGCATTTCCACATCCACCCGCTGATCGCCGGAATGGTGCTGCGGATCGGCCGCGATTACGGGATGCGGGCGCTGCGGGTGCCGCGTGAGCCGCGCGATCTGCTGCGGCGCGCGGAGCCCGGCTTCCAAGCCAAGCCCGCTCTCGACACGGCGCCGTGGTCGGCCCTTCTCGCCGTGCGCGCCCGGCAGGCGGGCCTGCTGATCCCGACCCGGACCCTCGGCCTTGCTTGGTCTGGTGCGATGACCCCGGAGCGCGTCACCGCCCTGCTGCGCCACCTGCCCGACGGGCTCACCGAACTCTACACCCACCCGGCGAGTGCAGGCGGCTTCCCCGGGGAGGCCCCAGGCTACCTTTATGCCGCCGAGCGGGATGCGCTGATCGCGCCGCAGGCGCGGGAGGCCGTCGAGCGGAGCGGAGCGATCCTGGGCGGGTTTTCCGATTTCGGTCACCCGAACATATAA
- a CDS encoding MMPL family transporter: protein MIERLVAFSVRRRWLVLVAAALLTVAGAGAAAHLFRINTDVERLIEPSVSWRKDEIAFEKAFPQRTNLVAAVIDGETPEIAEEAAARFAEALKAHRSEIETVYRPDGGPFFDRNGLLLMSQEELEQTTQRLIEQQGLLGPLAADPSLRGVMRVLSLGVKGVKSGDAKLEDLAQPMGQIDETLRKTLDGQRARMSWQTLLAGGRNETTDTRKFVMIQPVLDYNALEPGREATQLIRRLAAEQNIDAAHGLRIRLTGPVAVADDEFATLADDALLNYSLTTAAIVLFLWLALRSGPLVISVLITTFAGLVVTAALGLIMVGELNPISVAFAALFVGLGIDFGIQFAVRYRADRYELGSVDAALRGAARGVGWSLTLAAVSLLAGFFAFLPTQFRGVSELGLIAGVGMIVAYLFSLTLLPALIAVFNPRGEKRAVETTWMAGVDHWIIEHRKWVLIFVGVITLAGIPLLLKLPFDSNPMHLRSPKVESIATYLDLIKDPATSPNSIDVLAPNVDAVPALSKRLEGLDAVAKVISIDTFVPRDQDQKLATIQETAQLLGPALNPSRKPPPPTDAENVKALKETAAALKSIANGDSAGAKAANRLSGTLDTLAAAPAEKREAASVALTTDLKTLMSRLSGLLDPKKITLDNLPKPLKAEWVTSDGRARIEVHPKGDSNDDEVLRRFAKEVQTIDPHATGAPIATTESSYTILGAFVQAGLTALALIFILLSVALRKPWDVAMTLGPLVLATLWTLMALKVIGMPLNFANIIALPLMLAVGVAFHIYYVIAWRAGVVDMLASSLTRAIFFSALTTGTAFGSLMLSSHPGTASMGELLALSLFFTLIAAFFVVPAFLGPPPKRPDADRPEGKEAGRPPGTVAREHATVK from the coding sequence GTGATCGAACGTCTCGTCGCGTTTTCCGTCAGGCGCCGCTGGCTGGTACTGGTGGCTGCGGCGCTCCTCACGGTCGCGGGCGCGGGCGCGGCCGCCCACCTGTTCCGCATCAACACCGATGTCGAGCGGTTGATCGAGCCGAGCGTCTCCTGGCGCAAGGACGAGATCGCCTTCGAGAAGGCGTTCCCGCAGCGCACGAATCTCGTGGCCGCGGTGATCGACGGCGAGACGCCGGAGATCGCCGAGGAGGCCGCCGCACGCTTCGCCGAGGCGCTCAAGGCGCACCGCTCCGAGATCGAGACAGTGTACCGTCCCGACGGCGGCCCGTTCTTCGACCGCAACGGCCTCCTGCTGATGTCGCAGGAGGAGTTGGAGCAGACCACCCAGCGCCTGATCGAGCAGCAGGGCCTTCTCGGGCCGCTGGCCGCCGACCCGTCGCTCCGGGGCGTGATGCGGGTGCTCTCCCTCGGCGTGAAGGGCGTGAAGAGCGGCGACGCCAAGCTCGAAGACCTCGCCCAGCCGATGGGGCAGATCGACGAGACCCTGCGCAAGACCCTCGACGGGCAGCGCGCCCGCATGTCGTGGCAGACCCTGCTCGCGGGCGGGCGCAACGAGACCACGGACACCCGCAAGTTCGTGATGATCCAGCCGGTGCTCGACTACAACGCGCTGGAGCCGGGCCGCGAGGCGACCCAACTGATCCGGCGCCTGGCCGCCGAGCAGAACATCGATGCGGCGCACGGCCTGCGCATTCGCCTGACCGGGCCGGTGGCGGTGGCCGACGACGAGTTTGCGACGCTCGCCGACGACGCCCTCCTGAACTACTCGCTGACGACCGCCGCGATCGTCCTGTTCCTGTGGCTGGCGCTGCGCTCCGGCCCCCTCGTCATCTCGGTCCTGATCACGACCTTCGCGGGTCTCGTCGTGACAGCCGCCCTCGGGCTCATCATGGTGGGCGAGCTGAACCCGATCTCGGTGGCCTTCGCCGCCCTGTTCGTGGGGCTCGGCATCGATTTCGGCATCCAGTTCGCCGTCCGCTACCGGGCCGACCGCTACGAACTCGGCAGCGTCGATGCGGCTCTGCGCGGTGCAGCGCGCGGCGTCGGCTGGTCGCTGACGCTCGCGGCGGTGTCGCTGCTGGCCGGCTTCTTCGCCTTCCTGCCCACGCAGTTCCGCGGCGTGTCCGAACTCGGCCTCATCGCCGGCGTCGGCATGATCGTGGCCTACCTGTTCTCGCTCACCCTGCTCCCGGCCCTGATCGCGGTGTTCAACCCGCGCGGCGAGAAGCGGGCGGTCGAGACGACGTGGATGGCGGGCGTCGACCACTGGATCATCGAGCACCGCAAGTGGGTGTTGATCTTCGTCGGCGTGATCACCCTCGCCGGCATCCCGCTGCTTTTGAAGCTGCCCTTCGATTCCAACCCGATGCACCTTCGCAGCCCGAAGGTGGAGTCGATCGCGACCTATCTCGACCTGATCAAGGATCCGGCCACCAGCCCGAACTCGATCGATGTGCTAGCCCCGAACGTCGATGCGGTCCCTGCCCTCTCCAAGCGTCTGGAAGGGCTCGATGCGGTCGCCAAGGTGATCTCGATCGACACCTTCGTGCCCCGCGATCAGGACCAGAAGCTCGCCACGATCCAAGAGACGGCGCAACTCCTCGGCCCGGCCCTCAACCCGTCGCGCAAGCCGCCCCCGCCGACGGATGCGGAGAACGTCAAGGCGCTCAAGGAGACGGCCGCGGCGCTGAAGAGCATCGCGAACGGCGATTCGGCCGGCGCCAAGGCGGCGAACCGTCTGTCGGGCACCCTCGACACCCTCGCTGCCGCCCCGGCGGAGAAGCGCGAGGCGGCCAGCGTCGCGCTCACCACCGATCTGAAGACCCTGATGAGCCGTCTGTCCGGGCTGCTCGATCCGAAGAAGATCACCCTCGACAACCTGCCCAAGCCGCTGAAGGCCGAGTGGGTGACGAGCGACGGCCGTGCCCGCATCGAGGTTCACCCCAAGGGCGACTCGAACGACGACGAGGTGCTGCGCCGCTTCGCCAAGGAGGTGCAGACGATCGATCCCCACGCCACGGGCGCGCCGATCGCCACGACCGAGTCGAGCTACACCATCCTCGGCGCCTTCGTGCAGGCGGGTCTGACGGCGCTCGCGCTGATCTTCATCCTGCTCTCGGTCGCACTGCGCAAACCCTGGGACGTGGCGATGACGCTCGGCCCGCTGGTGCTGGCGACGCTGTGGACGCTGATGGCGCTCAAGGTCATCGGCATGCCACTGAACTTCGCCAACATCATCGCCCTGCCCCTGATGCTGGCGGTCGGTGTCGCCTTCCACATCTACTATGTGATCGCGTGGCGCGCCGGCGTCGTCGACATGCTGGCCTCCAGCCTGACGCGGGCGATCTTCTTCTCGGCGCTGACCACGGGCACCGCCTTCGGCTCGTTGATGCTGTCGAGCCATCCCGGCACCGCCAGCATGGGCGAATTGCTCGCGCTGTCGCTGTTCTTCACGCTGATCGCGGCCTTCTTCGTGGTCCCGGCCTTCCTCGGCCCCCCGCCGAAGCGGCCGGATGCCGACCGCCCCGAGGGCAAGGAAGCCGGCCGCCCGCCGGGCACGGTCGCCCGCGAGCACGCGACGGTAAAATGA
- the hpnH gene encoding adenosyl-hopene transferase HpnH has product MGIPIRYVAKIGGYILKQHITGRKRYPLVMMMEPLFRCNLACAGCGKIDYPDEILNKRLPVDEALESVRECGAPVVVIAGGEPLLHKDLPQIVQGIIAQKKFAIVCTNALLLEKKIKDYKPSPYFTWSIHLDGDKEMHDGSVCQRGVYDKAVAAIAKAKEMGFRVTINCTFFNNSSPDKIADFFDSVTRMGIDGITVSPGYAYERAPDQKHFLNRKATKDLFRGVFRHGKEKGREKWTFQQSGLFLDFLAGNQTYHCTPWGNPTRTVFGWQKPCYLLGEGYAATFKELMEETDWDSYGTGNYEKCADCMVHSGYEASSVVDSVKKPWKPLIHAIRGIKTEGDMAPEISLENQRPAEFVFSRNVAQKLSEIKASGVDTKQEARKRTAA; this is encoded by the coding sequence TTGGGAATCCCCATACGGTACGTCGCGAAGATCGGCGGTTACATCCTCAAGCAGCACATCACGGGACGGAAGCGCTACCCGCTCGTCATGATGATGGAGCCGCTGTTCCGCTGCAATCTCGCTTGCGCCGGCTGCGGGAAGATCGATTACCCGGACGAGATCCTGAACAAGCGCCTGCCGGTGGACGAGGCGCTCGAATCCGTGCGCGAGTGCGGTGCACCGGTGGTCGTGATCGCCGGCGGCGAGCCGCTTCTCCACAAGGATCTGCCGCAGATCGTGCAGGGCATCATCGCGCAGAAGAAGTTCGCGATCGTCTGCACCAACGCGCTGCTCCTTGAGAAGAAGATCAAGGACTACAAGCCGAGCCCCTACTTCACGTGGTCGATCCATCTCGACGGCGACAAGGAGATGCACGACGGCTCGGTGTGCCAGCGCGGCGTCTACGACAAGGCGGTGGCGGCCATCGCGAAGGCCAAGGAGATGGGCTTCCGCGTCACCATCAACTGCACCTTCTTCAACAATTCCTCGCCGGACAAGATCGCCGACTTCTTCGATTCGGTGACCCGCATGGGCATCGACGGCATCACCGTCTCGCCCGGCTACGCCTACGAGCGCGCGCCGGACCAGAAGCACTTCCTCAACCGCAAAGCGACCAAGGACCTGTTCCGCGGCGTGTTCCGGCACGGCAAGGAGAAGGGCCGCGAGAAGTGGACCTTCCAGCAGTCGGGCCTGTTCCTCGACTTCCTCGCCGGCAACCAGACCTACCACTGCACCCCGTGGGGCAACCCGACCCGCACCGTGTTCGGCTGGCAGAAGCCCTGCTACCTGCTCGGCGAGGGCTATGCGGCGACCTTCAAGGAACTGATGGAAGAGACCGACTGGGATTCCTACGGCACCGGCAACTACGAGAAGTGCGCCGACTGCATGGTCCACTCGGGCTACGAGGCCTCTTCGGTGGTCGATTCGGTCAAGAAGCCGTGGAAGCCGCTGATCCACGCGATCCGCGGCATCAAGACCGAGGGCGACATGGCGCCGGAGATCTCGCTGGAGAACCAGCGCCCGGCCGAGTTCGTGTTCTCCCGCAACGTCGCCCAGAAGCTGTCCGAGATCAAAGCCTCGGGCGTCGACACCAAGCAGGAAGCCCGCAAGCGCACCGCCGCCTGA